The Castanea sativa cultivar Marrone di Chiusa Pesio chromosome 11, ASM4071231v1 genome contains a region encoding:
- the LOC142616698 gene encoding uncharacterized protein LOC142616698 produces MNIPLALGFSKEDKIGTMQPHDDALVVKLRIGGYDVKRVMGQIRLLVQAGSEVVEVDFLVVDANFPYTAIVTRPWLHALGVVASTLHLKVKYPSGDQIEELIRS; encoded by the exons ATGAATATCCCACTGGCATTGGGTTTTTCGAAAGAAGATAAGATTGGGACCATgcagccacatgatgatgccttggtggtcAAGCTCAGGATAGGTgggtatgatgtgaagagggtgatg GGTCAGATTAGATTACTTGTGCAAGCAGGTTCAGAGGTGGTGGAAGTGGATTTTCTTGTGGTAGATGCCAATTTTCCCTACACAGCCATTGTGACAAGACCTTGGCTTCATGCCCTGGGAGTTGTTGCCTCAACTCTgcatttgaaggtgaaataCCCATCGGGAGACCAGATTGAAGAACTGATTAGGAGCTAA